In Crinalium epipsammum PCC 9333, the genomic window TAAAGGAGAGTTAATTTGTGCTGGCTCACTAGAGCAACTTTTAGGTGTCAATCAAGATATATACCAAGTAAAAGGTATTGGTGGTAATCCAGATATTCTCAAACGTTGGGTGCGCGATTTCACATTTGATGATGAAGGCTGGTACGGTCAACTCCAAGGTGAACCCCAAGAATTCCTAGCTACCCTCCGCTTAATAGGCGCACAGTTGATTAGTATGCAGCTATCACGCCCCTCTTTAGAAGAATTTTTTATGCAGCAACTCCTAAAGCGGGGAATTACTCAAAGTAGTTAAGTAGCTGGTAATTGGTCATTTTTAGGAGGGAGGAGAGAGGAGAGAGGAGGGAGGAGGGGAAGTTTGATAATTGTTAATTGATATTCACTCCTTTGAAAGATGAATAACCAGCATTTCTGCTTATCGTTCTTAACAGATAAGCACATCAGGACTTACGCACCGAAAGCCTGAAACCTATATCCCTCCTAGCCCCTCTTAAAAGGGGGGAATATTCAAAGTCCCCCTTTTTAAGGGGGATTTAGGGGGATCGAGGCGTAAGTCATGCACATAAAAAAGTAGAAAAATATATGCCTAATCTTGTTGACACCGCAGCTAATGCTGGCTCATTCAATACCTTACTTACTGCAATTAAGACGGCTGGTTTGTTAGAGATTTTAACTAGCCCTGGTCCCTACACTGTTTTAGCACCGACAGATGAAGCTTTTGCCAAAATTCCAGTTGATACCTTATCTGGCTGGCTACAAGATATTCCCAAACTCAAAAAGATTTTGACGTTTCACATTCTATTTGGTGATGTAAGAACTGATAACTTTGCTGAGTTAGATTCTGCTGAGACATTTGAAGGTGGAATCATCGGCATTGAAAAGGCTGATGGTGGTTTTAAAATCAATGATGCTAAAGTTTTGCAAACAGATATTCTGGCTGATAACGGTGTAATTCATACCATTGATACTGTGTTAATGCCTACATTAATGACAGTTTAAAAAGCGATTAGCAGTTAGCTATACAAAAATCTCCCCCTCCCCTTACCAAGGGGAGGGGGTTGGGGGGTGGGGTAATACCTTTTTTAATTACGTTGACTCTACTTAAAAGCTAAAAGCTAACCCAATATACACCCACTACGAGGAGGCAGACGTAAATCTAGCTGGTGAGATTCTCCTTCATTATTCCACGAAACTTCAGCAGAACCAAATAACAGCTTGCTTGGCTGCGATCGCAACTTACTCACCACAAAGTTACTATGCGCCGCCTCAGTTCCCACATTAACCGCAACAATTACTTCCTCTTCTCCCCAAGTCCGCGCAAATACATAAACCGTACCCTCAGCAAATAATACTTCATACTTACCCGTGCGGAGGGCAGTATATTCGTGGCGTAAAGCAATTAATTGGCGATGCAATTCTAAAATCTCACGATCCCAATTTGCTTCTAATGGGAAACCTCTACGTGAGTCTGGATCTAAACGACCAGGTAAACCCACCTCATCACCGTAATAAATACTAGGTGCGCCTGGGAATGTTAACAATAATAATGTTGCTAATTCAACACTAGCGCGATCGCCCCCCGCAATTGATAGCAGTCTCGCAGTATCGTGACTTGCAAGTAAATTTAGCTGTGTTAGCTGAATTTCCCAAGGATATAGTTCTAAAACATCAGTAATTTTCTGGGCATACTCGCTAGCAAATAATGGTGGGTAAGGATGATAAGAACGATCTTGCACTTGTTCAATATCTACGCGATCGCCTGCGGTAAACGCAATAGTTGGCGCTGCAAATAAATAATTCATCACCCCGTCAAATTGCGTACCATCTAACCATTCACGCGCATCTGTCCAAACTTCTCCAACAATATAAGCATCAGGGTTAATTGCTTTCACGCGATCGCGAAATTCCTGCCAAAAACCAGGAACCTTAATCTCAAACGGCACATCTAAGCGCCAACCGTCAACCCCAAACTTAATCCAATATTCCGCAATTTCCATGATATATTCCCGCACTTCGGGATTTTCATGGTTAAATACTGGCAATGCGCGATTACCATCCCAACCTTCATAGTTAGCCGGAAAATCGCCATTATATGCAGATAAAGGCCAATCGTGAACTTTAAACCAATTAACCCAAGGTGAATGAGGGCCATTTTCTAAAACATCGTGGAAAAAGAAGAAACCACGACTAGAGTGGTTAAATACTCCATCTAAAACAACTTTAATATTACGTTCATGGGCTGCATCCAGCAATTCCCGAAAACCTGCATTTCCCCCCAACATCGGATCAACCGTGTAATAGTCGTGGGTATGATAGCGGTGATTACTCGCTGACTGGAAAATTGGGGTGAAATAAATCGCATTAATTCCCAACTCCTGCAAATAGTCGAGTTGTTCAATCACACCCCATAAATCTCCGCCCTTATAACCTTGAAGCGTAGGCATCGCATTCCAATCTTCCCATCTAGCAGTGGTCAAAATCCGCTTTTGGGGATGTTTGCTTCTAGCAAAGCGGTCTGGGAAAATTTGGTAGAAAACCGCGTGTTTAACCCAATCTGGTGTCTGAATTTCCATAAAACTCTTTTATTACCTTCTCTGCAAAATTACAAACACCAACAGATTTAGGGTTCTACCCTCTGACATAAGATTAAGTTTAAATACTTTTTTCCAGATAAATTGTTTTTAAAATCACAGCAAATCTATCTATGATCAGCGTAATTGACAGTATCAAAACTAATCCACCATAAAAATTCGATATGTATAGAATTCATTACCTAACCTAAGTGAGAGTTCAATAATCGCTATTTATATCTAACTATAGATTGCTAAATTGATTTAAATGTGTATGTAAATCCGAAATGTGCTATTTTTTCAATACCTCACTTTCCTAGTAGCTAGTTTGATCACAAGTCTCAACTGCGCTAATTCTTACCATTGAGAGTGTACTAAAGCTATAAACTCAACCTTTTCTACTGATGTCGATCAAAAATAAAATTAACTATCTTATTTTACAAACAATAAAAATTTGACTAACTTTACTATATTTTAACTTTTGTGTTATATTTTTATTGATGGCAAAAATTAAACTTTATATTAGTTAATTCTTGAGTACTTCGCTCTCAAGATAGATGGATGATTGTATTAGTTGTCACTAGACTATAACTGTTTAGTGATATAGTTTACATATTATTGTATTATGTTGTCTTGTCAGAACTCTACCCTCCGCGTTATGGTGGTTGACGATCACGAGCTAACTCGCTTCAGCCTCAAACTTGCAATGCAAGGTCAGAAGAATATAGAATTGGTTGGTATGGCAAGTAACGGTAAAGAAGCGATTGAATTGGTAGAGCGTTGCCATCCAGATGTAATTATCCTTGACCTACAAATGCCAGTAATGGATGGGTTAAGTGCATCAAATCATATAAAAACCCTTGATCCTAACGTTCAAATCATTGCCTACTCTTCAGTGGAAAATCCGCAGGCAGAGATAAGGAATGCAGCAGCTAGAATAGATGCTTTTTGTAAAAAAGACGCACCTACTCAAGATTTAATTGCTTTAGTAAAAAAGTTAGGGGAAAGTGTCAAAATAGATTAATGAAAAGGTGCGCTCGCTTAGTTAGCGATCGCACCTAAATACTTTTATATAAAATGCTAATTGCCGTGTAACTAGCTCAACTAATTATTCTCTCCCTTCTGGAAAAGTACGCTTAAATTCATCTAGCAGATCATCAATTTCTTCCAGAGCTTGATTAACATCAATTCTCAAAGTCCCCAAATTAGGTTGTTCTAACAACTTAAGCAGGGATTCACGTTTGTCTTCAATTAAGGCAATTCGTTCTTTTAGAGTTTGTGCGTCCATCATTTGCTTTTTTGTTATACATCCTATATTAGGATATCGAAACTAACGCAGGAACGGAGGACGATTAGGAACGGAACGCTTGCTTTTAATAACTTCAGTAATAAATCGCTTCAGTGCTTTATCACGATTTTTCATAAATTCAGACCAGAATCCTGGCTGAAATTCATCCATCGTTTTAGCTAAAGCCCAAACATCGACAGCTAGCATATTAGCAAGCGTTTCCTCTTGCCGCTTGAATGAGTCTAGTTCCTGGAGGATAGCACTCTTTTTTTTGGGAACCTGCGGGTGTTCTTCTTTGAGCATACTTAAATACTAATTTATTGAGTTGGCGCTCAATACATCACAAGTATTGATCAAGACTGGCAAAATCAAAATTGCTATTTACAGTCGCTGCCACTACATATATAGGATTCCCAGTAATTTATAAAACAAATCACAAACAGCGAATAGTACCCAGAGCAACAGATAATTAATTTAAAGTAATTCCTAGTGGAATCGCCGCCAAACCATGTTACGTCAAACTTCTTTGGGAAAATTAGGTCTAATTGTAGGTGGCATCTTAACCTTAGTTGGATTCGTTGCCTACGCCACCAACAATGCCACATTAAATCTGGCAGGGTTCTTTTACGGAATTCCCCTATTGCTAGGAGGACTTGCGCTCAGTGCTGCTGAACTTAAACCAGTACCTTGCCAACAGACATCTCCAGATATCGTAGCTTTAAGAGAGCAACAAGCTACCCCTACACAAAATCAAGTTCGCCTAGATGTTACCCGCTATCGCTACGGTCAAGACGCTCATCTAGATACATCTCTCAAAAGCCTTGGTTTGACCCGTACAAGCGAAGATACACCTGCACTCAAAGCTTTACAAGAAACCAAGATTGATGATGCTTACGCCCTAATTTTACAATTTCACTCTCCCTTAGTTCCCCTAGAAGTTTGGGAACAGAAGCGAGAAAAAATGGAAAATTTCTTTGGACCTGGAGTGCGCGTAACCGTCAATCAATCCTCAGAGGATGAGGTGGATGTAACAGTGATTGCCACCCCCAAGACATTGAGTTAAATTTAGGACATCATAATTAGCACTTACCCAGAGATCCCTCTAGGGTGTGTTTTCAAACCCTTCGATCCCCCCCTGCCCCCCTTTTTAAGGGGGGAGAATTTAGCCAAAGTCCCCCTTTTTAAGGGGGATTTAGGGGGATCTCACAGACATATACGGAGCCAATATAGTCAGTCTACTTTTCTAGACGCACAACATACCACTGCAAATACTTTCCTTCACCTACATTGAAATCGCAGGATGTTTCTAGCAGGTACTTAGCTTGTTCATCCACAGAAGTAAATTTAGCTAAATCTGGTGGTAAATCATTTTGTCGTTGCGCCAAAATCACCTTGAGTTTTTCCAACATCTCTGGGGGTGTGACAATTTGCTCAGGTTGATTGGTTTCTAAAACAACATAGGCATCTTGCCGATACATTAAAGAATCTGGCATTTTGGGTTCCTTGGGAAAGTTATGAGTGTTAGCGTATAAAATAGCGGAATTTTTATTGTAATTACTTTATCTGCATCTCTTATGACCTCAACTTCCTCTAATCCCCTGCTTACCCTCAACTACGAACCCGCAATTGAATCATTGGGGGACGATTATTTCGATGAAGTTGAAGCGGAGGAATTTCCCCAGCATATCCTACGCTTTCGTAACGATGAAGTGTTAACTCAACTAAGCGTAGACCCAAAACAAGTTGCAGACGAGCATTTTATCGAAGCTTTTGGCAAATTCCAAAATCACCCGCGTCCGTTGTTGGCATTACGCTATCACGGCTATCAATTTGGTCAATATAACCCATCTTTAGGGGATGGTAGAGGATTTCTTTATGGTCAAGTGCGGGGTAATGATGGCGAATTGTACGATTTCGGAACTAAAGGTTCTGGTAAAACTCCTTACTCTCGTACTGCTGATGGCAGACTAACACTTAAAGGTGGTGTGCGAGAAGTACTTGCAGCAGAAGCTTTGCATCAGATGGGTGTGCGTACCTCTCGCTGTTTTAGTTTGATTGAAACTGGTGAAGGATTATGGCGAGGAGATGAACCTTCGCCAACCCGTTCATCTGTAATGGTGCGTTTTAATCGTTCTCATATCCGCTTTGGGACATTTGAAAGGTTACACTATTTTAATCGCAAAGATTTAATTGAAAAGCTTTTAAATCATGTAATTGAATATTATTACCCACACTTACAGACTGAAGCAGAAAAATATGCCTTATTTTACGCCGAACTGGTGAAACGAGTTGCAGAATTAGCTGCTCAATGGATGGCTGCTGGTTTCTGTCATGCGGTGTTAAATACAGATAATATGTCGATTACTGGGGAAAGTTTTGATTATGGACCTTATGCGTTTCTTCCTACTTATAACTTACAATTTACTGCTGCATATTTTGATTATTACGGACGTTACAGTTACGGCAATCAACCAGGTATTTGTAAGTTAAATTTAGAAATGCTTCAGCAACCTTTATCAGCAGTAATTCCACTTGCTGATATGGAAGCGGCGTTAGCTTTGTTTGATGAGCAGTATGTTTTAAATTATCGGCAGTTAATGTTGAGCAAGCTAGGATTTGAGCAATTACAGATACCAGAGGGAAATGAATTGCTTCAATTAACTATTCAACTTTTGCAGGATACTCAAATTGGTTATCATGCCTTTTTCTCAGAATTAGCTGAAGTTTTTTCGGCTTCATGGCGTTCAGATATTAACTCTATTTTGAGTGATTCAGAGTTTTTACCTTCCGTTGCAAATTCACAACTATTAGCTAGTTGGAGGAGTTTATATCAAAAAATATTAAATAATTTGCCGGAAACTGAAATAGATAATATTGCCCAAAGGTTGGCGCGTTGGAATCCTAAGACGGTTTTACTCAGACCTCAGATAGAAGCTATTTGGGAACCAATTACTCAAGAGGATAATTGGGAGCCATTTTATGATTTGCTTAAGCAAATTACTAAAAAGCTGTAGAAATATCTTTACCAAAATTGGTTTTTTCTACAATAGGTGGAGCGTTGATGAACCTACTTCAAGAAGATAATACAATTAAGCAATATTATGAAGATATTGCTTTTAATTACGATCGCTCGCGTTTTGCTAATAGTTATGGGCAATATATTGATAGCCAGGAGCGTTTAATTTTAAGCGATTGGTTGCCCAGTTACGATCATTCTATCCTAGATTTAGCTTGTGGAACTGGCAGATTTCTCGATTTTGCTACTACTGGGTTAGATGCTAGTAAAAATATGATTACAGTTGCTCAGAAGAAATATCCAAATAAACAATTAATCGAAGCTTCTGCTACATCAATTCCTCTACCGAATGAGAGTTATGATGCAGTTTTTACGTTACATTTATTCATGCACTTAACGCCAGAAACAATTAATACTATTATTGATGAGTGCGTAGGCGCAGCCCGCCGCAGGCATCGCATTTTACGACCAGGCGGAATGTTGATTTTTGATATTCCCTCGGCATTCAGGCGCAAATTACTTCGTTACAAACCTGAAAATTGGCATGGTGCAACCTCATTTTTTATTCAAGATATAAAAAATCTATCTAATTCTCAGAAATGGCAATTAGCAGACTTGAAGGGGATAGCATTTTGCCCTGTTCATCGTTTACCTTCTTCTATGCGACCTTTATTTATACCTATAGATAATTTTTTATGTAGGAGCTTCTGTAGGGTTTTTTCTTCTTATTATATGGTCAAGTTAATTAAACAGTAAAAATGCGTAATTATAGCATTGCTGAAAATTATATATAATTATTAAATGGCAATCTGATGAATACAAATAACAAAGAGAAATTTTTGCCTTCGATAAAAAAGATTATTCCTGGCGAATTAAAGCGTAGTTTAAAAATCAAATCTAGATACATTGGGGATATTTTGACTGGAAATGCTCAAAGTATGGTTAATTTTATTCCCATAAATGAAATAAATAAATACCAATTTCAACCGCAGAGCAGCATATCTCAAGTAATTAAAACAACTAGCTATTCAGAGAATAAAAAACATAATTTGGCGTTAGCAATTAATCGTTTAGAAAATATAGTTATCCAGCCAGGTAAACTTTTTTCTTTTTGGCATTTAGTTGGTAATCCAAATTCTAAAAACGGATATAAAGAAGGCAGAACTATTATTAATAATCAGTTACAATCAGATATAGGCGGAGGATTATGTCAATTATCAGGATTAATTTATTGGTTAATCTTAAAAGCTGGATTAGTTCCAACAGAAAGACATCCCCACACTCATGATATTTATACGGAATCAACAAGATTTGCACCTTTAGGATCAGATGCAACTGTTGTTTATGGATATAAAGATTTACGGTTTATTAATACTTTACCTGTTCCTATTTGCTGGCAGTTTAAATTATTGCCAGCAGAAATTATAGCTTCATTATGTTCTACTCAAAAAATTCATCAATTTGAAATAGAGTTTAGAAGAGAAGAAAGTAATGAACAACGAATAGTTCAGACAGTGCGTTTGGCGCAAGGAAAAGAAGAAATAATTGATACGAGTTATTATTTAGTATTGAAGAATTAAGTGCGATCGCATTTGATTGATAGCAGTCAGCGTAGAGACGCGAAATTTCGCGTCTCTACATTATGTGCTTCCCTGGCTATTGTTATAAATAATTGCGATCGCACCCATTTTAAGACGAAGCTTTTTTCTTGGTGCTAGTTGTCGTCGTCTTTTTAGTAGTTGTCTTTGCTGCTGTTTTAGTAGTTGTAGACTTGCGGGTAGATTTCGTCTTAGAACTTGTCTTAGTAGCTAAAAGTTCTAGCGATTTCTCTAACGTCATACTTTCTACAGTTTCTCCTTCCGGTATACCGACATTAGTTTTATTGTGCTTGATATAAACACCATAGGGACCTTCGTAAATATTTACTGGTTCCCCATCAGTTGGGTGATTTCCTAATTCTTTCAACGCTGCTTTAGACTTACTACGAGTTGCACCACGTCCCTTTTTAGGTTCAGCCAGTAATTCTAATGCGCGTTCTAGGGAAACTGTCAACACATCATCTGTAGCTTTTAACGAGCGGTATTCTTTGCCTTCTTTACCTTGATCGTGGACAACATAAGGACCAAATTTACCTAAACTTGCTTGAACTTTACCTGCGGTTTCTGGGTGAACACCCAAGTTACGAGGTAACGCCAGCAAACCTAATGCCATATCTAAAGTGACATTTTCCTGTTTTACACCCTTGGGTAATGCAGCGCGTTTGGGTTTTTTGTTTTCTTCACTGGCTTCACCCAACTGCACATAAGGTCCATAAGTACCTACAAGTATATAGACGGCTTCACCAGTTTTCGGATCAAGACCTACTTTTTCTGGACCCTCGGTTTTTTGTCTTAATATTGTTTCTACTTGTTCTGGATTAAGATCCGCAGGAGTTAAATCTTTAGGAATGGAAGCAGTAATTACTTCTTCACCATTTACGGTTTCTATGTAAGGTCCAAATTTTCCGATCCGAACTTTGGCATCGAGATTTTCTAGCTCAATAGTACGGGCTTCGCTGCCGTTAATTTGACTTTCTCGGTCTTTTACTTGGGTTTCTAAGCCTTTTTCCCCTAGATAGAATTTTCGTAGGTAAGGTAGCCATTGCGCTTCGCCTGTGGAGATGTCGTCAAGGGTTTGCTCCATTTTGGCAGTAAATTTGGTGTCTACCAAGTCGGGAAAGTGTTTTTCTAGCAAACTGGTGACAGCAAAGGCGGTGAAGGTGGGAATTAAGGCGTTACTTTGCATCTGAGCATAGCCGCGATCGATAATTGTACCGATGATGCTGGCGTAGGTGCTAGGACGACCAATTCCTTCGCTTTCTAAGGTTTTGACTAAAGATGCTTCGGTATAACGCGCTGGGGGTTGGGTTTCGTGGCTGATGGGTTCTAGTTCTTTACAATTAGGGCGATCGCCTTTTTTCAAAGCTGGTAAAATTACTTCTTGGTCTTCAATTGCTGCATCTGGATCGTCGGAACCTTCGACATAAGCGCGTAAATAACCAGGAAAGTCGATGCGTTTACCACTAGAACGGAAACCTGCATCATCAACTTGTGTATCAACAGTGATATGAGTTTGGCGAGAGTCCGCCATTTGGGTGGCGACGGTACGCTTCCAAATTAAGTCGTAAAGGGCTAATTCTCGACCAGATAATCCGGTTTCCTGGGGAGTGCGGAAGGTGCTACCAGCAGGGCGAATAGCTTCGTGGGCTTCTTGTGCGCCTTTGCTTTTGGTGGTGTATTGACGGGGTTGGGGGCTGAGGTATGGTTTGCCGTATTTTTCCTCAACGCAACTACGGGCGGCTGCGATCGCTTGTGCTGACAAATGCACCGAATCTGTCCGCATATAAGTAATATACCCCTGCTCATACAAGCTTTGAGCAGTCCGCATGGTATCTCTGGCAGAGATATGTAGTTTGCGGTTAGATTCCTGTTGCAGTGTTGATGTCGTAAACGGTGGCGCAGGTTTGCGAGTTACGGGACGTTCTTCAATACCTGTAACAGTCCAAGTTTGCTTAAAAATCCGTGACTGTAATTCTCTTGCTTCTGCTTCGTTGAGCAGTTTAACCTTTTTACCAGCAATAATTTGACCAGTGTTG contains:
- a CDS encoding response regulator, whose translation is MLSCQNSTLRVMVVDDHELTRFSLKLAMQGQKNIELVGMASNGKEAIELVERCHPDVIILDLQMPVMDGLSASNHIKTLDPNVQIIAYSSVENPQAEIRNAAARIDAFCKKDAPTQDLIALVKKLGESVKID
- a CDS encoding fasciclin domain-containing protein, which gives rise to MPNLVDTAANAGSFNTLLTAIKTAGLLEILTSPGPYTVLAPTDEAFAKIPVDTLSGWLQDIPKLKKILTFHILFGDVRTDNFAELDSAETFEGGIIGIEKADGGFKINDAKVLQTDILADNGVIHTIDTVLMPTLMTV
- a CDS encoding glycoside hydrolase family 13 protein, producing the protein MEIQTPDWVKHAVFYQIFPDRFARSKHPQKRILTTARWEDWNAMPTLQGYKGGDLWGVIEQLDYLQELGINAIYFTPIFQSASNHRYHTHDYYTVDPMLGGNAGFRELLDAAHERNIKVVLDGVFNHSSRGFFFFHDVLENGPHSPWVNWFKVHDWPLSAYNGDFPANYEGWDGNRALPVFNHENPEVREYIMEIAEYWIKFGVDGWRLDVPFEIKVPGFWQEFRDRVKAINPDAYIVGEVWTDAREWLDGTQFDGVMNYLFAAPTIAFTAGDRVDIEQVQDRSYHPYPPLFASEYAQKITDVLELYPWEIQLTQLNLLASHDTARLLSIAGGDRASVELATLLLLTFPGAPSIYYGDEVGLPGRLDPDSRRGFPLEANWDREILELHRQLIALRHEYTALRTGKYEVLFAEGTVYVFARTWGEEEVIVAVNVGTEAAHSNFVVSKLRSQPSKLLFGSAEVSWNNEGESHQLDLRLPPRSGCILG
- the topA gene encoding type I DNA topoisomerase is translated as MSTLVIVESPTKARTIRQFLPSGYRVEASMGHVRDLPSSAEEIPETVKGEKWAQLGVNVEADFEPLYVVPKDKKKIVKLLKDALKEADELILATDEDREGESISWHLLQVLQPKVPIKRMVFHEITKEAIRSALKNCRVIDEQVVHAQETRRILDRLVGYTLSPLLWKKIAWGLSAGRVQSVAVRLLVNREQQRRAFRQGKYWDLKATLEQEKTAFEARLVTLKGTKVATGSDFDPNTGQIIAGKKVKLLNEAEARELQSRIFKQTWTVTGIEERPVTRKPAPPFTTSTLQQESNRKLHISARDTMRTAQSLYEQGYITYMRTDSVHLSAQAIAAARSCVEEKYGKPYLSPQPRQYTTKSKGAQEAHEAIRPAGSTFRTPQETGLSGRELALYDLIWKRTVATQMADSRQTHITVDTQVDDAGFRSSGKRIDFPGYLRAYVEGSDDPDAAIEDQEVILPALKKGDRPNCKELEPISHETQPPARYTEASLVKTLESEGIGRPSTYASIIGTIIDRGYAQMQSNALIPTFTAFAVTSLLEKHFPDLVDTKFTAKMEQTLDDISTGEAQWLPYLRKFYLGEKGLETQVKDRESQINGSEARTIELENLDAKVRIGKFGPYIETVNGEEVITASIPKDLTPADLNPEQVETILRQKTEGPEKVGLDPKTGEAVYILVGTYGPYVQLGEASEENKKPKRAALPKGVKQENVTLDMALGLLALPRNLGVHPETAGKVQASLGKFGPYVVHDQGKEGKEYRSLKATDDVLTVSLERALELLAEPKKGRGATRSKSKAALKELGNHPTDGEPVNIYEGPYGVYIKHNKTNVGIPEGETVESMTLEKSLELLATKTSSKTKSTRKSTTTKTAAKTTTKKTTTTSTKKKASS
- a CDS encoding VanW family protein translates to MNTNNKEKFLPSIKKIIPGELKRSLKIKSRYIGDILTGNAQSMVNFIPINEINKYQFQPQSSISQVIKTTSYSENKKHNLALAINRLENIVIQPGKLFSFWHLVGNPNSKNGYKEGRTIINNQLQSDIGGGLCQLSGLIYWLILKAGLVPTERHPHTHDIYTESTRFAPLGSDATVVYGYKDLRFINTLPVPICWQFKLLPAEIIASLCSTQKIHQFEIEFRREESNEQRIVQTVRLAQGKEEIIDTSYYLVLKN
- a CDS encoding class I SAM-dependent methyltransferase, translated to MNLLQEDNTIKQYYEDIAFNYDRSRFANSYGQYIDSQERLILSDWLPSYDHSILDLACGTGRFLDFATTGLDASKNMITVAQKKYPNKQLIEASATSIPLPNESYDAVFTLHLFMHLTPETINTIIDECVGAARRRHRILRPGGMLIFDIPSAFRRKLLRYKPENWHGATSFFIQDIKNLSNSQKWQLADLKGIAFCPVHRLPSSMRPLFIPIDNFLCRSFCRVFSSYYMVKLIKQ
- a CDS encoding protein adenylyltransferase SelO, producing the protein MTSTSSNPLLTLNYEPAIESLGDDYFDEVEAEEFPQHILRFRNDEVLTQLSVDPKQVADEHFIEAFGKFQNHPRPLLALRYHGYQFGQYNPSLGDGRGFLYGQVRGNDGELYDFGTKGSGKTPYSRTADGRLTLKGGVREVLAAEALHQMGVRTSRCFSLIETGEGLWRGDEPSPTRSSVMVRFNRSHIRFGTFERLHYFNRKDLIEKLLNHVIEYYYPHLQTEAEKYALFYAELVKRVAELAAQWMAAGFCHAVLNTDNMSITGESFDYGPYAFLPTYNLQFTAAYFDYYGRYSYGNQPGICKLNLEMLQQPLSAVIPLADMEAALALFDEQYVLNYRQLMLSKLGFEQLQIPEGNELLQLTIQLLQDTQIGYHAFFSELAEVFSASWRSDINSILSDSEFLPSVANSQLLASWRSLYQKILNNLPETEIDNIAQRLARWNPKTVLLRPQIEAIWEPITQEDNWEPFYDLLKQITKKL
- a CDS encoding DUF2854 domain-containing protein, whose protein sequence is MLRQTSLGKLGLIVGGILTLVGFVAYATNNATLNLAGFFYGIPLLLGGLALSAAELKPVPCQQTSPDIVALREQQATPTQNQVRLDVTRYRYGQDAHLDTSLKSLGLTRTSEDTPALKALQETKIDDAYALILQFHSPLVPLEVWEQKREKMENFFGPGVRVTVNQSSEDEVDVTVIATPKTLS
- a CDS encoding chlororespiratory reduction protein 7 codes for the protein MPDSLMYRQDAYVVLETNQPEQIVTPPEMLEKLKVILAQRQNDLPPDLAKFTSVDEQAKYLLETSCDFNVGEGKYLQWYVVRLEK